A window from Malania oleifera isolate guangnan ecotype guangnan chromosome 7, ASM2987363v1, whole genome shotgun sequence encodes these proteins:
- the LOC131160714 gene encoding uncharacterized protein LOC131160714, whose amino-acid sequence MKPKNNVTPRSQQSEKFQVGGPNWVLIAGVALLSTLSIRIGYKLKQAFDTKQQENVNRSLKGNGKSMDKRKLNCCCMHSSVYAYAQDEGGCFNCTPGAEDMAEIKHPANGQILTETAVPLPLVAVPHPEFNKENGVIWASSPDRLELPPRPFHHSNSSDSPCVSESGSDIFSKREVIHKLRQQLKKRDDMILEMQDQIMELQSSLNAQLSHSTYLQSLLDVANRDLFDSEQEAQRLRKAIADHCVRHANPNEKPSTVSIWAHEERNGHANGYLNGESSLAKGGADGERIEMLRMKVGELKEVIEGKDFLLQSYKEQKEELSVKIMELQRRLDSQLPNIL is encoded by the exons ATGAAGCCAAAAAACAATGTGACACCTAGGTCTCAACAGTCAGAAAAATTCCAGGTTGGGGGGCCAAACTGGGTCCTTATTGCAGGTGTTGCGTTGTTAAGCACATTGTCAATTCGAATTGGATACAAGCTGAAGCAAGCATTTGACACAAAACAACAGGAGAACGTGAATCGTAGTTTGAAAG GAAATGGAAAATCCATGGACAAGAGGAAGTTGAACTGCTGCTGCATGCATTCAAGTGTTTATGCTTATGCACAAGACGAAGGTGGCTGCTTCAATTGCACTCCAG GAGCCGAAGACATGGCAGAAATTAAGCACCCAGCCAATGGCCAAATTTTGACAGAAACTGCTGTTCCACTTCCTCTGGTTGCAGTTCCCCATCCTGAATTTAATAAAGAGAATGGTGTTATTTGGGCATCTTCCCCCGATCGCCTTGAGCTGCCTCCAAGGCCATTCCACCACTCAAACAGCTCAGACTCACCATGCGTCTCGGAATCTGGCTCGGATATCTTCAGCAAGCGGGAAGTGATACACAAGCTGAGACAGCAGTTGAAGAAAAGGGATGATATGATCTTGGAGATGCAGGATCAGATCATGGAATTGCAGAGTTCACTCAATGCTCAGCTCTCCCATTCTACCTATTTGCAATCCCTGCTCGACGTGGCAAACAGGGACCTGTTCGATTCTGAGCAGGAAGCTCAGAGGCTGAGGAAAGCAATTGCAGATCACTGCGTCAGACATGCAAACCCCAACGAGAAGCCTTCGACAGTTTCAATATGGGCACACGAAGAGAGAAATGGGCATGCAAATGGGTATCTCAATGGAGAGAGCAGTTTGGCAAAAGGGGGAGCAGATGGGGAGAGGATTGAGATGCTGAGAATGAAGGTGGGAGAGTTGAAGGAAGTGATAGAAGGGAAGGATTTCCTGCTGCAGAGCTACAAGGAGCAGAAAGAAGAACTCTCTGTAAAGATCATGGAGTTGCAACGGAGATTAGATTCTCAGCTGCCAAACATTTTGTAG